The Curtobacterium herbarum genome contains the following window.
CCTGCTCTTCGGCTCGCTGCACCCGAACGCTGCCGGTGTCGCGTACCTGCGCGACCAGACCGTCGCCGCGATCACCCGGGCACACGGTCACACGCACGGCTGATCGACCGGACGAGTGAGGCCGAGGTCCGCCGACGCGCTCTGCGTCGGCGGACCCGGTCATCTCCGACCACGGCGTGACGGTGTCCATCAGCGCTCGGCTCGGACCGGGTGCGGGTCGCCGAGCAGTCGCCGGGTCCAGTCCGCCAACGCCCCGTTCGCCCGCCGCGACACCGTGGCGTCGGGCACCATGCTCGTGAAGCCGTGGAAGGCCCCGGGCCACACGTGCAGCTCGGCATCGACGCCCGCTGCCCAGAGCGCGCTGGCGTAGGCGACCGTCTCGTCACGGAAGACCTCGGCGCTGCCGCAGTCGATGTAGGTCGACGGCAGGTCGGCCAGCGACCTCGCGCGCGCCGGGGCGGCGTACCGGGACACGTCCTCGGTGGCCCGGCGTGCACCGAGGTAGGCGTCCCACCCGGCCCGGGTCATCTGGCGGTCGGCGACACCGACACCGTCGATCTGCTGCGTCGACACGGTGCGGTCGCGGTCGTCGAGCATCGGTGAGACCAGGATCTGACCGAGGAGGGCCGGACCGCCCCGGTCGCGCATCAGGAGCGCGGTCCCGGCCGCGAGACCGGCGCCGGCGCTCTGCCCGGCGATGACGATGCGGTCCGGGTCGATGCCGAGTTCGTCGGCGTGCTCCGCGACCCAGACCAGGCCGGCGGCGCAGTCCTCCACCGGGTAGGGGTCCGGGTGCTCCGGGGCGAGGCGGTAGTCGACGCTGACGAGGACGACGTCGTGGTCGAGCAGCCAGTGGTCGTAGGAGTCCAGGTTGCCGAGGTGGTGGCCGAACATCATGCCGCCGCCGTGGATCGTGTAGACCCCGGTCGTCGGGCCGGTGCGGCCGATCCGCTGGATGACCGCCAGCTCGATCGGGTCGCCGAGGTACCCGGGCACGGTGATGCTCCGGCGTTCGAGGCCGCGCTCGTGCAGTCGGTCGTCGAGCGTCTCGAGGGGGACGTCGAGCTGGCGCATCCGGGGCAGCATCTCCGGCGTGATGCGGAACGGTCCGCGGGCGGCGAGCGCGTCGAGGAACGGCGCGAGCTCGGGGTCGAACGGCGGGCGGGTGATGACGTCAGACATCGGAGTCCTCCTTGGTGGTGGGAGTGGTGGGGGTTGCGGGGGCGGTGCGGGCGCGGAGCACCCCGACGAGGACCAGGACGGCGGCGAGGACGGTGACGACGACACCCGCGATCGCGACGGCACCGTCGAACGTGGCCGTCCGGTCCGGTGTCCAGGGCGTCGTGCCGAGACTGCCCGGCACGAGCGCGGCGAGGATCGTGCCCGTGGCGGCGATGCCGACGGCGGTGGCGACCTCGCTCGCGGTGTCGACGAGGGCTGCGCCGATCGACGTGCGGTCGGCGGGCAGCCCGTGCAGGACGTTGTTGCCGGCCACGGCACCGACGACGCGCATGCCCGCCGCGACGAGCACGAGGGCGACCAGGACACCGGGGTAGCCGAGCCGTGCGGTCAGGGCGAACACCGCGAGCCCGACGACGAC
Protein-coding sequences here:
- a CDS encoding alpha/beta hydrolase, with the translated sequence MSDVITRPPFDPELAPFLDALAARGPFRITPEMLPRMRQLDVPLETLDDRLHERGLERRSITVPGYLGDPIELAVIQRIGRTGPTTGVYTIHGGGMMFGHHLGNLDSYDHWLLDHDVVLVSVDYRLAPEHPDPYPVEDCAAGLVWVAEHADELGIDPDRIVIAGQSAGAGLAAGTALLMRDRGGPALLGQILVSPMLDDRDRTVSTQQIDGVGVADRQMTRAGWDAYLGARRATEDVSRYAAPARARSLADLPSTYIDCGSAEVFRDETVAYASALWAAGVDAELHVWPGAFHGFTSMVPDATVSRRANGALADWTRRLLGDPHPVRAER